One Salvia splendens isolate huo1 chromosome 12, SspV2, whole genome shotgun sequence genomic window carries:
- the LOC121757880 gene encoding agamous-like MADS-box protein AGL29: MNASGNGNDYPMHPEDGDDHMMVHPENEQRRKGKGRQKIEMAKIENDTNLQVTFSKRRAGVFKKASELSILCGAECALVVFSPGNKPHSFGHPSVEAVTNRFLQANGGGGGAPPPVNAAERMIMVHSEAATAQRNQELVALETRVEQAKQRRRELDGMVPPLQMENLNYEQLEQLRNSVLMYKHGVGAKFSGATSSSVGPGAYRYGQPGLGYTVQYPAMGDNNGMAGYNYGDPSAVVPYDPATGTSNDNYGGFPGNYHHHHHPGY, from the exons atGAATGCATCAGGTAACGGTAACGACTACCCGATGCATCCCGAAGACGGCGACGACCACATGATGGTGCATCCCGAAAACGAGCAACGGAGGAAGGGCAAGGGGAGACAGAAGATCGAGATGGCGAAGATCGAGAACGACACCAATCTCCAGGTCACCTTCTCAAAGCGCCGCGCAGGCGTCTTCAAGAAGGCGAGCGAGCTGAGCATACTGTGCGGCGCCGAGTGCGCCCTTGTGGTCTTCTCCCCGGGCAACAAGCCCCACTCCTTCGGCCACCCCAGCGTCGAAGCTGTCACCAACAG GTTCCTCCAAGCTAACGGCGGAGGTGGAGGGGCTCCGCCGCCAGTGAATGCAGCGGAAAGGATGATCATGGTCCACAGCGAGGCGGCCACGGCCCAGCGCAACCAGGAGCTGGTTGCGTTGGAGACGCGGGTGGAGCAGGCGAAGCAGAGGAGGAGGGAGCTGGACGGCATGGTTCCTCCGCTGCAGATGGAAAATCTCAACTACGAGCAGCTCGAGCAGCTGAGGAACTCGGTGTTGATGTACAAGCACGGGGTCGGAGCCAAGTTCAGCGGTGCCACGTCATCCTCGGTGGGCCCCGGTGCTTATCGCTACGGTCAGCCGGGGTTGGGATACACGGTGCAGTATCCGGCAATGGGGGATAATAATGGTATGGCTGGCTACAATTATGGAGATCCCTCCGCCGTTGTTCCGTATGACCCCGCCACCGGCACCTCTAACGATAATTATGGAGGATTTCCCGGcaactaccaccaccaccaccaccctgGGTATTAG